From the genome of bacterium, one region includes:
- a CDS encoding ribonuclease HI family protein, producing MTGGSRRRPAGRKTGRPSAPGHVPAAASDVTICIDGASRGNPGHASIGVLVLAGGEPLKTIAERIGVATNNVAEYKALLRGLDEAAALGASTVHVQSDSELLVRQILGEYKVRNETLAPLHREALARMRRFSRVHVFHVPRARNAAADGLANRALDAPR from the coding sequence GTGACGGGGGGATCGCGCCGGCGCCCCGCCGGCCGGAAGACGGGGCGGCCGTCTGCACCCGGGCACGTCCCCGCCGCGGCGTCCGACGTGACGATCTGCATCGACGGCGCCTCGCGGGGCAACCCGGGGCACGCGTCGATCGGCGTTCTCGTGCTGGCCGGCGGCGAGCCGCTCAAGACGATCGCCGAGCGCATCGGCGTCGCGACCAACAACGTGGCCGAGTACAAGGCTCTCCTGCGGGGCCTCGACGAAGCGGCCGCGTTGGGCGCGTCCACCGTTCACGTGCAGAGCGACAGCGAGCTGCTCGTGCGGCAGATTCTCGGGGAGTACAAGGTGCGCAACGAAACCCTGGCGCCGCTGCATCGGGAGGCGCTCGCCCGCATGCGCCGGTTCAGCCGCGTGCACGTCTTTCACGTTCCCAGGGCACGGAACGCGGCCGCGGACGGGCTCGCCAATCGCGCGCTGGACGC